In Bacillus solimangrovi, the DNA window ATGCTGTAGCTGCCTTCATTGGACTTGATATTAATCCAAGCGTCGAAGCTGGAATTAATCAACAGTTAGAAGTTATTGAGTTAAAAGCGTTAAATGAGGATGGGAATAAAATCTTAACAAAAATAGGTTCATTTGATGATATGACGCTTCAGCAACTTCTCAGTACTTTTTTAACAGTTTCAAAAACCTCGGGGTATTTAGATAACAGTAAAGATATGTTAGTAACTACAATCTTAATTGATGATAGTGGATCAATGGAAAAACCTATTGAAGAGGTTGTGGGGAGTTGGCAAGAACAAAGTGTATCCACAGCGGGAATAGCAATCACGACAATGAATGGAAATCGTAAACAACGAGAACAGGCACGTGAAAATGGGCTTTCTACAGGGAAATATTTAATGTATCTTCAAGCGAAAGAAAATGTACCTATGACTATTGAAGAGGTAAAGACCCTTTCTGTAGAACAGTTGAATGACAAATTATACCCTGTTAAAACACTTGAAATTAAAACTACTCCTCAAGAAGAGGAACAAGAGTCTACTGAAGAAGTTCCTGCAGCAGTTGAATCAATTGGGCAAGCAGATTCTTCTGAAGAATCTGTAAATAAAACAACACAAACATCACCTGAGAAAATAGATATTCAGGTACAACCAATTGATGAAGGTTTAGATTCAAGTTCAATTGAAAATAGAGATGAAGAGGAAATTAACGATAGTTCTTACGAGAACGAAATAGAGAAAAATGAAAATGAAGAAAAAGCGGCATAAAGTGAAATTTCCATCAGTGGAGGTTTTCCTACATCCGCCACTGATGATTAGTTGAACCAATCATGTAATTACTAACGCTGACTCTCCCACTTTAACTGCGTTGACTTTTCTACGTTTGAAGTGAGAGGCTTAGCGTTATTTGACAAGTGATAAAATGAAATATATTTGTTAGTGGAGGACATTTTCCTCCACTTTTTTAATGCGTATCATTGATTTTGTCATATGTTTAAAAAGTAATAGTTGATAACAAATAGAAAAGGTGGGTAATACGTCATCGACGTATTTCTCAGGAAATATCAGTAATTTGTCTAACGATAAATTATATGTCGAACAGTTTATCAAGGAATGTCTTCAATTATATCGAAAGATTCACATAACGATTATCTCTCAAAGGGGTTGTGTGTCTATGGTAATTGACATTGCAATAAACGAACTTCAACAACGTTTGTTACAAACGAATTATATAAGTTCATTATTTTTTAAGGAGCCAATGAATATCTGTCTAGTAATTGACGAGAGTAATTACCTTTATAATTTGAAAGGGAATTTGTGTAGAAGAATAGAGAGCGCTGATTATATTGATTTAACGATCAAAGGTGATGAAGAGGTAGTTTTAGAATTCCTAAGCGGTGATACGCCATTGCTCAGCCTTATAAAACAAGGGAGAATTCATGTAGAGGGAAATTATCGGATGATTTTACGATTTGAAGCTATTGTATTCTGTGCGCTAGAAATAGAAAGTGATGTAGTTTAGTGTTAGTTTAAAAAAATAAATATAGACATATTGGATTTCTATCGTGTTTTAAGTAAGTTAATTGATAAAAGAAAATATATTATTGACTAAGGAAATTAATTCTTGATTAATTAGACAGAAAATTTAGAATATAAAGTTGACTTTTGATTTTATAGGTGATAGCATATGTACCAATTAAGATAATTTAATCGATCTTATCAAGAGAGGTGGAGGGACTGGCCCTTTGAAGCCCGGCAACCAATTTTCTAATAAAAAAGAAAATGACGGTGCTAATTCCTGCAGAGTGTAGACTCTGAAAGATGAGGAGAGTGATATTATCGTTTGTTCGGTCCTCATCTAATTTAAGATGAGGTTTTTTACTGTGCTATCCATTGAGGTGATAAATTTTAACGATTAGAACATATAAGTGGCTTTAGGTGAAAATTAGCACCTTTTCGTGACTTGGTTAGAAGATTTTTATACTGAAAATGGAAGTTGAATTAATGGGATTTTCGATCTATAGAATCATGTTTCTGTATGTAATTCATCATTACAAACTAAAATTATAAAGGAGCGAGTTAAAATGACAGAGAAACATTATCGTTTGGAGACGTTGGGGATTCATGGTGGACTACGACGAGATGATCAGACGGGTGCACAAGCACTGCCGATATATCCAACAAATGCTTATCATTTTCAAAGTACTGAACATGCAGCTGATTTATTTGCTTTAAAAGAACAAGGGAATATCTACACTCGTATTACAAATCCAACAGTTAGTGCATTTGAAGATAGAGTCGCTCTGTTAGAAGGTGGGGTTGGAGCATTAGCTTTTGCAAGTGGTTCAGCAGCAATCACAAATGCAATTCTTAATCTTGCGGAAGCAGGGGACGAAATCGTTAGTGCATCGACATTGTATGGAGGTACGTATAATTTATTTGCTCAAACTTTACCTAAGTTTGGAATTAAAGTTCACTTTGTTGACCCTACTGATGTTGAGAATTTTAGAAAGGCAATAACACCGAAAACTAAGGCTGTATTTGCAGAAACAATCGGTAATCCAAGCTTACATGTTCTTGATATCGAAGAAGTCGCCAAAGTTGCTCATGGAGAAGGTGTTCCGTTAATCGTAGATAATACATTTGCTACACCATATTTATTACGACCGATTGAATATGGGGCAGACATCGTTGTCCATTCAGCTACTAAATGGATCGGAGGAAATGGAACTGCTCTAGGAGGAATCGTTGTCGATGCAGGTAATTTTGATTGGAGTTCTGATAAATTTCCAGGCTTTACAGAACCTGATCCAAGCTACCATAATCTTGTGTATTCAGATGCGTTAGGACCAGTGGCATATATTATTAAAGCCCGTGTTCAATTATTAAGGGATACGGGTGCTGCTCTTAGTC includes these proteins:
- a CDS encoding SCP2 sterol-binding domain-containing protein — encoded protein: MVIDIAINELQQRLLQTNYISSLFFKEPMNICLVIDESNYLYNLKGNLCRRIESADYIDLTIKGDEEVVLEFLSGDTPLLSLIKQGRIHVEGNYRMILRFEAIVFCALEIESDVV
- a CDS encoding O-acetylhomoserine aminocarboxypropyltransferase/cysteine synthase family protein; translation: MTEKHYRLETLGIHGGLRRDDQTGAQALPIYPTNAYHFQSTEHAADLFALKEQGNIYTRITNPTVSAFEDRVALLEGGVGALAFASGSAAITNAILNLAEAGDEIVSASTLYGGTYNLFAQTLPKFGIKVHFVDPTDVENFRKAITPKTKAVFAETIGNPSLHVLDIEEVAKVAHGEGVPLIVDNTFATPYLLRPIEYGADIVVHSATKWIGGNGTALGGIVVDAGNFDWSSDKFPGFTEPDPSYHNLVYSDALGPVAYIIKARVQLLRDTGAALSPFNAHQLSLGLETLHVRMKEHVANTREIVKYLEEHPAVEWVLYPELENHPAYELTKKYLSKGAGSVIVFGIKGGREAGSALINNLQLWSHVANVGDAKSLIIHPASTTHRQLNAEDLKKSGVSEDLIRLSVGIEHIEDLINDLDQAIEKATGTALKVDKAEV
- a CDS encoding anti-sigma factor domain-containing protein: MKRGIVMDLNNRKAVVLTKDGEFKKVSLKKYPHVTIGDEVVVPESYAFPIYSKSIPVVSATAAAAIFLIILLSSFPLSTGENAVAAFIGLDINPSVEAGINQQLEVIELKALNEDGNKILTKIGSFDDMTLQQLLSTFLTVSKTSGYLDNSKDMLVTTILIDDSGSMEKPIEEVVGSWQEQSVSTAGIAITTMNGNRKQREQARENGLSTGKYLMYLQAKENVPMTIEEVKTLSVEQLNDKLYPVKTLEIKTTPQEEEQESTEEVPAAVESIGQADSSEESVNKTTQTSPEKIDIQVQPIDEGLDSSSIENRDEEEINDSSYENEIEKNENEEKAA